The Lycium barbarum isolate Lr01 chromosome 11, ASM1917538v2, whole genome shotgun sequence genome contains the following window.
CCAGAGTTCTCAGAAATCGTCTGCTCGGAGTCATCAGAGTCGGCATCAAGGGCTTTCTTGGCCCTATCCTCGACTTTTTTGGCTTCAAGTATCTGGGCCTGGATTTCCCCCAAGCCTATTTCAACTTGTTCGCTGGTAGCCCACCGGGATTTCCAGCGTTCATACTCGATCAAAATCGTAGAACGTGCCTCGgcagcctccatatctttaagagACTCTTCTAGATCGGCCTCAGCTTTTTTCAATCTAGCCTCTAGCTCGGACTTCATTTCAAGAAGAGCGATTCGAACTTGATAGATCAATTCAAACTCGGCCTGAAGTAGATCATTGGTCGCAGTAGCCTCCTCGAGCTTGCTTTTGAGCTCGTCACTGATCCGAGCTCGAGTCTTGGCTTTCTCCTCTGCCACCCTCAGTTTCTCCTTGTCGGTGGCTCTCTCAAATTCAAGTTGGTGAAGTCTTTCTGCCACCTTCTCGGCATCAGCTTTGACCGAGTCAAGTTCACCCCGAAGTTGGGCAATAGTGGCCTCAAATTCACCAAGCCTCGAAGCGAAGTTTGCATTGTCTCGACTAAAGTCGATGTTATCCACTTCCAGGAGCTGATTCTTTTCAATCACATCGGCTAACTCGGCCTTTAAACGAAGGTTCTCAGCCTTTGCTAACTCAAGTTCGGATTAAAGGTTGGGAGGAACAATGGCCCAACTTAGCTGATCTTCATTCTCCCGCAGGAGGAGTTTGAACTTCTCCGTCTCCCGACCCTGAGCATCCAGCTGGGCCTTTAAGTTATCAACCTCGTGTTGGGCCCGGATAAAGCCTTCATTAACGAGCACAACACTCTGCAAAAGAAAAAGCAAACCAAGTTAGGAAATTGATTAACAAAAGTAGAGAATCACACATTAATATTATGGAAAAGCAAGCATGAAGCTTACCCGGTTGCCTGCATGCATGCCCTCTTTTATAAGGCACTGCCAAGGAAGCCCGGTCATTTTTTCCTTGTCCGAATCTGAAATGAGAGGCCTTAGATAAATTTTAACCCCCACGGGAAGGGATAAAAACTATAGTCCTCGGGGATGGTGACCACGGCCGACCTCGTCCTTCTCAGTTCAACACTTGGGGCTGGGAAAATACCTACAAGGTTGAACCTCGCACCTGTTTCAGTGGAccggctagccgccctcgtggcccgaggaatgGGAAGATGGCCAAACCCAACAGCTTTCCCGGTTGCAAGAGGGGTATCCAAGAACATCTCATCGAGATTATCGGACCTCGAAGTAGGAGCAGAAGGAGAGACCAGAATGGCTCCAGTAACCCCGGTAGTTGCAGGTAACTCGGATGTGGTATCTTAGTCAGTGCTGAGCAATGGACCGGTAGCCATTATAACCTCGTTGTCCGGGACTAATTCAGCCCTTTGATCAGCCTCGGTATCCGAGGTCGGGCCAGATATTCTAGGTCTCTTCACCAAAGGTGCTGCTTCGGGCGAggcatcacctgaaatgtcaatAAATTCAATGGATCTTAGAGGAATCGGAAAAGGAACATCGTATTTCCCACCTGTGCTCGGGGCTGGAATGGCAGTTTCTTCCTTAGTTGTAGTCGAGGGCGGAGTGGTAGTTTCTTCCTTGGGAACAGAGGCGATGAAGGGACCCACACCAAATCTTCGAAGAATAATATCGGGCTCCGATTCGTCCCTCAGGGTCCGAACATCACTCCTCGCCCTTTCTTTTGCTTCTGCTCCTTGGTCGAGGGTTTTCTATGCCTCTTTTCGGCTACGGTAATAAGTTGGGATGATCCCGCCGTATCAAAGTCAGAACCCAGTGGGGTAGGCTCAGTCGTTGGTGCGGATCGTGGCTCCACAGAACCTTTGGGCAAGCCTGAATATCAAAAgagttataaaaagaaaaagcaaaatGGGAGGACGCGATAAATACTGAATCAAGGGGAAGATTACTAGGATTCAGGGCAGCCCACCGACTACGGGACAGGTCCGCCCATGTCCGATCAGTATGAAGGTGTTGGCTGATGATTGCCTCAACCCACTCGGTAAAGCTCCGGACAGGGGTAGGTATCCATGCCTCGGCTGAGATATTGAACAAAGTCAAaaagaaatatacatatatatataagggagtAAGTTTGAACAAATGTGGAGGAAAGATGACTGAGGAACTTACGTCTATTATTCTACTTTTTCGGAAAGGGCATGTAATCAGCCGAAATGATGTCTGTGGTCCTTACCCGGACGTAACGTTCCAACCAACCTCGATCTCTATCCTCGTCGAGTTTGGAAAGAATCGGGTTCCGGCCTCGTTTGGCGacttttacccccccccccccccctcgaaaGATCCTCGGACTATATAATTGGATGaagttgtcacacccctaccaggagtatgacgggctccaacccgtaggccgggaaccacctgactcatCTGTGGCTTTAAACATTATAAATCATAACTCAAAGAATATCTGcatgcagaaaaggcccaacatagggaTATCCGCTCGTTCGGCACATATGTGCATATGCAGACCGACAAGGACGCCACACCACAGCGTATaacataaagccggcaaggctaacagtaaagtatcaagagctcaaataaggccgacaaggccaccaatatattataccataatatgaaccggtggagctacaaaacatctaactgtacacacacgtctacgagcctctacacggaatacaaatgatcattaggacaataccaaatagactgcagctccgaagaaagtgaagtgctcctgagaatccattCATAGAAGACCTACGGGTCtaatccgtctccctgtctacctgcgggcatgagcgcagcgtccacaagaagggacgtcagtacgaataatgtactgagtatgtaaggcatgaataacaacataatatagacatgaaaggtaacatggaataaaagagataacctgtacatctgtatgcctcataaggcggatgccatgcatgcttagcctttaacaaaaaaatatatttcaatacatatacatagtaccatgcccggccattaaggctcggtgtcatatatatagtatcatgcctggccattaaggcgcggtgtcatatatataatatcatgcccggccattaaggctcggtgttatcatcattaccctgcgtccggggcaatatcataacatgcccactgcagtggtgtgcacatctacgtgtcatgcccggccgactatagcgcggcgcggtgtgagaaaatacatatatatatatatatatatatatatatatatatatatatatatatatagcacacaTGAGatccaaataaaagctataaatacatcggagtgacgtaaggtcggtaatcttcgattatattatggaataatcagcatcgctttatctcacctctaaggaacaattattataaggtgagactatcaatgaagaataacattaagagaaaacataaaataagatcataaatctcataaggcgtcaattcatatactttggaatctataaaaaatatacatcatccatgaataaaattgagaaatcaagaaatagctcaacattcttatatcgtcattgaaatcgtaaacttggaacctttaaacccggaatcatcatcatcataatcaagtatgaaaatattctcatctctaacatcatcattatgattgtgaaaacaggttcatcgtggttatcataagagctcacagagccataaatctctgatttagaaaatacgaacattttgaaaaacaactatgaattattaggaacggaattatgccttggagtcataaacatctaacttttgaaacgAGGAagctatggaaacatttatgaagccataacatcggaatcatgcctttgaaagaaagggacgagccttaacatacctggaagataatttatcgacttccaacttacttcctgtcttgcaattcacttaagatcattcgtagcctcgtaatctacatatacaaccattcatactatttttaggcTCGTCATCATGCACTTGTCCCAAaacttaattaaaatcctttcagattctgtcgaaattcgggcagtatctcccctatttatatgcctagcccgaaatcataatatcaacaaccaataaataacagcaataccaacatcatcaacaccattatccataccaatatatttcctaaaacatcccacacgatgttttctaaatttctcaactaaccaacttgtgatacgactatttaataactttatttccgtaaagaagccgaaattaataccaataaggagagattcataccttttcctTACTAGAACAATAATATCTCCAATATCCACCTTGCATCCAAGCTGAAATCCATCGCAAAACGATGCTATAACCGTAACTATGCGTTACCCTAGCCTTGATTAGccaaaaatcacttcaaaccctcaTTGTTTATGACATATTTGCCCCTATATGTGTGCTGGGCTTTAGGATCTGTTTTGGAGCTGAAAAATGGGGTCTTGACCCTTTTATAGGTGGACAaagtcggcagtactgtagcagtcaTTTCTACTTTGTCAgccaaacttgtaacgtccataattctctactccgatgtcctattgacaagaggtttgttgcgttagaaactagactcggcgaaattcattttaggcttttgaaacaccttaaaacttctcatatacctggagatatacccctccaaagttgacccaaaattctatccttaattctgccaacttgttctaaatttttgacaaacttattttcgttgatttgcttggtcctggaatcttccagaactccccctacatgatatttatcatttattatacttgataatggtcatgttcttgtgtttcaagatTGTCCTTCCCGGCTACGACTTACAGGATCATAATTCATCCATCACtcaaacaatatacttaataatgtttcgttcctcacactccaaagttgttttacctagacatagctcgacatacttacattcaaatttaacaagtGCTTCTCCGAGGTGCAGGGTGTGACACTGAAAGTGTGGGGTGTAACAGTTGAAGCGTGCGATAGAAAGCGGAAAAAGGATTTTTTTCCCAATCTGTCACTTGCTCGTCCCTAGTTGAAGTATCGGGCCCCTTTTTCGTTGAGGATTGGCCAAAAAAGCAGGCGCATAAGTGTGCCAACGTGAATTCCTATTTGGCATTATTAGCCAGTAGACGGAGGCAAGCCACGATCCTCCAGATAATCGGCCCGATTTGGACTAAGCATACATTGTATGTCCGTCACATCTCGAGAATAACCGGATCAATTGGGGGATCGAGTTTGAGTGTGAATGGGTACGTGTAAACGTACAGGATCCCTTCCTTGTAGTCGGTGATGGACTCGTCAGGGCCGGGGGCAAACACTTGTACCGGATGCTTATCCCATCCGCATTCGACCCAAACTCGAGGACGGAGGTCCTCTGTAATTGATGAAGGGTACCGTCTCACGTCAAAACCCCTATCCGCGATTTGTATTGGCTTCTCAATGGCAAACTCATGATTATAATTGGGTTTGGCCGGTATTATGTCCATGGGAGTTAGTTCCACAAGGGTTTTGCCTTTGGATTTAGAAGTAGGCTCGGCACTCGGAGAAGAAACCGAGGGTACGTCCTGGGAAGCAGAATCGGTGTTGGCTGACATTTAAGATAAATATGAATTTATGAAGAAGTTGGTATGAAGATTTGAATGTTTGAAGATGCAGATGAAGATTTCAAGGCAGGGACGAAGTAATgagtatgaagatttgaaggtttgaAGACTCGGGTTGAAGATGCTAAGGCTTTGTTGCAAAAGAATGTTGAAGATTAAAGCAACGATGAAAAGTTAACCAAAGAATTTGAAGATCATAGAAGTGaaagtgaaaagttgaaagtaAAAAAATGCAACTTTGGCCCTTATATAGGCGATTCACTGCATCGGTTACAAAGGTCGGCCAATCGAGAGACGACACGTGTCCGAGAATTAATGGGACGTGACTTGAAGAGACCTGGGTTAAGGCGGTTTCCCAAGTTGTCCATTCGGgttgagacacgtggccgaagtcAGAAGGACGTGACATAACGGTTCCCACCTATTTTGAAGATAAGAACAAGCTTATGAGACCACCGGTTTTGGGACTCTTCAACTTCCCGTCACTCCGATGAAACTACGATccagaaagtgtggggactatctgtatatggtaaaaatcgGATCAATTTGTGATCGGTGAGATCGGAGCCGAGGATAAGTCCAAACGAGCACGAGCATGTTCGATCTTTTCTCCATACCGGGGGTATCGTACCGGATGTAATTGACCCGAGAAAAGATAAGCGTATCCGTTGGTCCGGATAGACCAAGCTTCAATcagcgtgtccgttggtccggataACCGGTTGTGAGGTTGCCACGCGTCATGAAACCGTTCTGCCATTTGTACTAACGATCGTACGGGTGTTAGACCGTACAGATCAACCTTATCTTTTTTAGGGTTTTTTATTCATAAAAGCTTTTTGTATTGTGTCTATGGCCCTTGaagcatacctataaatagaggacattcccccccccccccccccccccctcctttttgAGGTGAGCTTCTTTTTCATATCTCAATATTGTAATCATCAAAAATATAAAAGCTCTCTCTCAAAGATATTGGTCCggattttgtggtgttcttccttAGCTTGCTTATCCTTTAAATATTACTTAATATGTTTGGCATAAATCATCAATCATAGTACACGTACATATAACACAAACACGTACACATATAGATATAACTACAAACAAATCGATTGACACTTCAcaccaaccaaatagattaaagttcatccgCATATCCTATACCTTGCTTACAAATCTAATTGTTACctgaaattcggggtaaacaattatATTCAAAGTTaggagaaaaataattttaagaAATTATTTTGTTGGTTCCCTTGTATTAAGGGGGAAAATATTTGTGGAGAGAAGCATATTGGcaattggcaaaaaaaaaaaaaaaaaaaaaaaaaaaaaaaaaaaaaagggagaagtcGTGGGCTTGGAACTAAAATGATATTTCTCTATTTATAGAGCAGTAATATTGTAGACCAAATCTTTTTTCCGGAGATCTGTTTAATTTAAATTCTTACCTTCCTAATTAGAGGGGTTGTTGAAGCGTGTGACGATCTAGTAGAAAAAATTAGGCTGTTAAAGAGAGCATATTTTAAATTACTTAAAAATGTTATTTCAAGACGTGGATTCCTCACGTGTAGCCTGATTCTTTTTAATGGGCAAGGATAACGGTTCACAGAGAGTCTTGAACGTAGGACGTCCGCACTATAATAACATGTTGAAGAGTGTACCCATGTTTTCCTTAGAGTGCTTCGAGTCCCCAATTGATTCTGATGTCTTCGATTAGTCCGTTGAACTGGATTAGCAGTTAGGGCTGGTATCTTCTCCCCTGATCTCACGAAGTTTTTGTGGAGGTTGTTGGACATGTGTCTTTCACTTTAAGCTTGGTCAAAGGGTGTTCACGTGAGCTTAAGAAATTCTAGAATACGAAGGCATGGCCCATGTAAAGCCAAGGTTGCAAGGGGCATGTCCCCCACTGCGTGGCATAGCCTTGGGTTGGAAGCCTTGATTTGGGAGAGATGTCGTGCCATAGGCTGGGGAGCATCTTGTAATGTTTGTTCGTATTAACCGCGGAGCCTATAGTTCGAATTAGGTCTGGGGACCATCTATCCCAACACAcatggggtggggtggggggtgtACAATATTTTACTACTATAACATGCAGGCCTGGTTTTTTTATGGGCCAAAACAATGGGCGACAATAAGACAAAGCTAGGACGTTCGTATTCTGGTATCATGTTAAAGTGTGTAATCATCTCATTTAAAAGTTAACATACTTGGAGTATTATAAGTTTAGCACAAATCTACTAATAAAATAACAtacttttaattatttaattgtgTGTTTGAGAGAAAGATGGACCAGTGAATTAGGGGTACATAACCctatgggcaatttgcacgattacccTTATTTGggggtggcctttaattttttcccATCAAAttcctggtctttaatttttgctcttagcctaataccccgaggttctgggttagAACCCtgactcagtcaaaaaaaaaaaatcgcaagatagagtttcatagcaaaattaggcctattcgggcaaaggtTAGACGTTAAGGCAGAGGTtcgccttaaggcaaacttttgcccaaaattaagCCTACTCGGGCAAAAGTTAGTCCTTAAGGAAAAggtatgccttaaggcaaacctctacCTTACGGTCtaactttgcccgaataggcctaattttgggcaaatgtTAGGCCTTAAGGAAGAGGTTTCGCGAAAggcttgccttgcgattttttttttattgagcgggggttcgaacctagaaccatGGGGTAT
Protein-coding sequences here:
- the LOC132620086 gene encoding uncharacterized protein LOC132620086, with the protein product MTGLPWQCLIKEGMHAGNRSVVLVNEGFIRAQHEVDNLKAQLDAQGRETEKFKLLLRENEDQLTKAENLRLKAELADVIEKNQLLEVDNIDFSRDNANFASRLGEFEATIAQLRGELDSVKADAEKVAERLHQLEFERATDKEKLRVAEEKAKTRARISDELKSKLEEATATNDLLQAEFELIYQVRIALLEMKSELEARLKKAEADLEESLKDMEAAEARSTILIEYERWKSRWATSEQVEIGLGEIQAQILEAKKVEDRAKKALDADSDDSEQTISENSGSNHTG